The following nucleotide sequence is from Leptolyngbya sp. SIO1E4.
GTCATTGGGACCCGCGACAAATTGAATGTCAGGGTTGGCCCCCGAGCCTTGGATCGTAATATTGCCGTCACTAAAGGTGTTAGCTTGCCCTCCATGGCGGATTACAATGCCGCCACCGCCTGCATCAGGGTTCACCAAAATACTCGTGGGAATAGTGATGAATACCTGATCTGCTGTATCCACCAGACCCGCATCGATCAAAGGTTGTGGATCACCTCGCATTAAGAAATCAATTAGCGCTGCATCCGTCGAGGAATCTAGGGTGATGCGCACAAACAAATCAAAGCTATCTCTAGCCTGAAACCGCCTCGCTGCATTCACTTCCAGCCCACCCCCCCCGGCTGTAATCGTATCGACAATAATGTCGCCACTGGTAGCGGTGAGTTCTACCCGACTGGCATTGGAAAACCCTCCGCCTGCCCGAATCCGCCTAGCTTGAATACTGCTGCCTGTAATCGTAACGTCGCCGCTGCCCAGCCCAACTGAATCCCCTAGGGTATTCACATCACCGATGTTAATGGCTCCGATCGCGTTTAAGGTCACATCTCCCCCTCGATCAGAAGGCTCAGACGTATTGATTGCGCCTGTGGTGATGGTGTTGGCTGTGATGGTGAACGATCGCTGGGGAGCCACAATGGCATCCTCAGTATCTGCCACCATAAAGGCCCCTCCTGCCTCAAATGTAATGCTGCCGGGTGTCACGGGGTCAGTGTTGAACGTGAGTTCATTATCGGCTAAGTCTTCCAGGGTGATGTTATTGCTGGCGCGAATGGCTAGGTCAATATTACCTGGGGAATTCTCCAGTTCCGATTCATAAAGAATGGTGGGAATCGGATCGGCAGCCGAAAAGTTGAACTCGGTGAGCAGAAAGGCGCTGCCATCGGAATCATCCCCGTCCTGGGTGCCGTTGCGAATGGTAATATCCGTCGGATCGAGCAACAACGTTCCTACCTGACCGTAAGGGGCTGGAGCCGTGGCCGTGCCCCGGAAAACCAGAGCCTGCTGCCCAGACACTTCGATAAAGCCTCCGTCACCAGAGACTGCCCCCCCAGCAGCCTCAATGTCTCCATAAAAGACTGTCGTACCGTCTGACCAAAGGATCACCCGACCCCCATTGCCATCGCTGCCACCATTCACCGTCAGGGTAGAGTCTTCGCTGACGTAGGTCAGGGTTGATCCGGGTAGTGTGGGTTGTCCCTGATAGTCACCCCCCACCCGCACGGTGCCACCTCCATATTCACCTGAGGCATCGACCAAAACCCCGAGCAATCCGACACGATCGCCCACCACTGCGACATCCCCGCCGACTGTACCCGAGACATCCAGCATCCCAGTGGCGATAGCCGCTCCAGGAATATCGGCAATCTCAACATCACGATTAACCAGCGTGATGGCTCCTTCTGGCCCCACGACTAACCCCGTCGCAGTTTCCATCTCTCCACCGGTTAACAAGTCGGGCAATGACAGGGGGGTAAACGCCGCAGTTGGGCTAGCTGATTCCGGCAAGGTTTCAAGTTCCAAACTCAGCACCATATCAGGGTAGCTAACACGCACCCAGTTTTCACCCGGCACCGCAGCAATGAGGATGTCTCCACCTGGAGCCGTCAGGGTACCGGTAGAGATCACCTGCCCGCCAACAAGGGTGATGGATTCCCCAGGGGAAACGCGAAGGTTGGCAGCATTGACAATCGCCCCCGGATTGTCAGTCGCAAAGACAAATCCGGTGGGGGTGCCGATTAGCTGGGTATAGTCATCGCTGCCAACCGCATTGAAGATGCCCTCCGCAAACGAAATACCGCTGGCGGTGGTAGCCGCAAAGGACCCAGAGAGATCTAACTGCGCATTCTCGCCAATGAGAATGCCCGCAGGGTTCACGAGGTAGAGATCAGCAGAGCTACCGGTCACTCGCAGCAGCCCGTCAATAAAAGAAACGTCCCCTCCAATCACTCGCCCTAGAATAGCCTGCACCTCTGGCTGTGATAGGAATGTGGCGGTTTGTGCCGAGGACAGACCAAACGCTTCAAAGGAGTGAAACAACGATTGGCCATCTGCTGATGTCAACCCGCCAGTGATATTGAATTCATTCCCTGATTGCACGACCTGGGTCTGGCTGCCTGTTTCTGCGGTGATCGAGTCGGCTAATGTCCGAGTGCTTGCAAGGAGCAACAGGACACTGCTTCCGCCTAAGATCGCAAGCCCAGTCAATGATTCAAGTTTCATAGCGATGGGGGGCTAAAGAATATGACGCATTTCCTATATACAAGACAGTTCGCATAAGTTCGGGAAACCGCACACTTGCGGCTGTTGCGATCGCCCCGATGGAATCATAAATTAGCACTCGGAGTGTGAGAGTGCTAAAACGTGGAAGCACTCATTTTTTATGTCTTTCCGTTCTAGGAAATCACATCTCTCACATCGGTGTTAGCAATTCTGGAGAACTTGTAATGGCTGCTGTAACTCTAAGTGCGTCTAGTGTGACTCCCCTCGGCGATCGGGTCTTGATTAAGGTCAGCGCATCTGAAGAGACCACGGCTGGCGGCATTTTGCTACCTGACACGGCCAAAGAGAAGCCTCAAGTCGGCGAAATCACTTCAGTTGGCCCAGGTAAGCGTAGCGATGATGGTAGCCGTCAAGCCCCTGAAGTCAAAGTTGGTGACAAGGTGCTGTATTCCAAGTACGCAGGCACCGACATCAAGCTGGGCAGTGATGAGTACGTACTGCTGTCGGAGAAAGACATTCTGGCAACGCTGGTTTAGACCCCTTCAACAGTCAGGCAATGGGGGAGACATCGGCTCTGTAAGCTGCCCCAAACTGGCTGCTGATTTCTGCTTGCTTCACTCACACCCATATCTTCTCAAAGGAAAGGATTCTCAATCATGGCCAAGCGCATCATATACAACGAAGACGCCCGCCGCGCCCTAGAAAAAGGAATGGATATGCTGGCCGAAGCGGTCGGGGTCACCCTCGGTCCCAAAGGCCGGAATGTGGTGCTAGAAAAGAAATTTGGCGCTCCCCAGATCATTAATGATGGTGTCACCATCGCTAAAGAGATTGAACTGGAAGACAACGTTGAAAACACAGGCGTAGCGCTGATTCGTCAGGCTGCTTCTAAGACGAATGATGCCGCTGGGGATGGCACTACAACAGCAACCGTGTTAGCCCACGCCATGGTTAAGGAAGGGCTGCGTAACGTGGCTGCCGGTGCCAACGCGATCGCCCTTAAGCGTGGGATTGATAAAGCCACGGCTTACCTGGTAGACGAGATTGCTGAGCGTGCTCGGCCTGTCGAAGACTCCAGCGCCATCAGCCAGGTCGGCACCATCTCTGCGGGGAATGACGAGGAAGTCGGTGGCATGATTGCCGAAGCCATGGACAAGGTCGGTCGGGAAGGGGTTATCTCCCTTGAAGAAGGGAAATCCATGACCACCGAATTGGAAGTCACCGAAGGGATGCGCTTCGACAAAGGCTACATTTCTCCCTACTTTGCGACCGACACCGAGCGCATGGAAGCCGTGTTAGATGAGCCTTATATTTTGCTCACTGACAAGAAAATCACGCTGATTCAAGATCTGGTTCCCATCCTGGAGCAGGTTGCTCGCGCCGGCAAGCCTTTGATGATCATTGCCGAAGACATTGAAAAAGAAGCTTTAGCGACTCTGGTGGTCAACCGTCTGCGCGGCGTGCTGAACGTAGCTGCAGTCAAGGCGCCTGGGTTCGGTGATCGCCGCAAGGCCATGCTAGAAGATATGGCTGTGCTAACCGGCGGACAAGTTATCAGCGAAGATACTGGCCTCAAACTGGAGAATGCCAAGCTCGACATGCTGGGGCAGTCTCGACGCATTACCCTCACCAAAGACAACACCACCCTGGTGGCTG
It contains:
- a CDS encoding filamentous hemagglutinin N-terminal domain-containing protein, giving the protein MKLESLTGLAILGGSSVLLLLASTRTLADSITAETGSQTQVVQSGNEFNITGGLTSADGQSLFHSFEAFGLSSAQTATFLSQPEVQAILGRVIGGDVSFIDGLLRVTGSSADLYLVNPAGILIGENAQLDLSGSFAATTASGISFAEGIFNAVGSDDYTQLIGTPTGFVFATDNPGAIVNAANLRVSPGESITLVGGQVISTGTLTAPGGDILIAAVPGENWVRVSYPDMVLSLELETLPESASPTAAFTPLSLPDLLTGGEMETATGLVVGPEGAITLVNRDVEIADIPGAAIATGMLDVSGTVGGDVAVVGDRVGLLGVLVDASGEYGGGTVRVGGDYQGQPTLPGSTLTYVSEDSTLTVNGGSDGNGGRVILWSDGTTVFYGDIEAAGGAVSGDGGFIEVSGQQALVFRGTATAPAPYGQVGTLLLDPTDITIRNGTQDGDDSDGSAFLLTEFNFSAADPIPTILYESELENSPGNIDLAIRASNNITLEDLADNELTFNTDPVTPGSITFEAGGAFMVADTEDAIVAPQRSFTITANTITTGAINTSEPSDRGGDVTLNAIGAINIGDVNTLGDSVGLGSGDVTITGSSIQARRIRAGGGFSNASRVELTATSGDIIVDTITAGGGGLEVNAARRFQARDSFDLFVRITLDSSTDAALIDFLMRGDPQPLIDAGLVDTADQVFITIPTSILVNPDAGGGGIVIRHGGQANTFSDGNITIQGSGANPDIQFVAGPNDDHTIDIDPTVPDAFFTGFTTLFPAGTFSDSASGTTGAILRGAGDATLVTSFQNQPFVPIDGVPVVDPPGTPSSPGGDLPTDSPDSIEVNTTSLEQLSDADPAAETTAEAEATVVNANETSETPCTAEVVNISSETVEILATCEPLDNEQPGTE
- the groES gene encoding co-chaperone GroES, which encodes MAAVTLSASSVTPLGDRVLIKVSASEETTAGGILLPDTAKEKPQVGEITSVGPGKRSDDGSRQAPEVKVGDKVLYSKYAGTDIKLGSDEYVLLSEKDILATLV
- the groL gene encoding chaperonin GroEL (60 kDa chaperone family; promotes refolding of misfolded polypeptides especially under stressful conditions; forms two stacked rings of heptamers to form a barrel-shaped 14mer; ends can be capped by GroES; misfolded proteins enter the barrel where they are refolded when GroES binds), whose product is MAKRIIYNEDARRALEKGMDMLAEAVGVTLGPKGRNVVLEKKFGAPQIINDGVTIAKEIELEDNVENTGVALIRQAASKTNDAAGDGTTTATVLAHAMVKEGLRNVAAGANAIALKRGIDKATAYLVDEIAERARPVEDSSAISQVGTISAGNDEEVGGMIAEAMDKVGREGVISLEEGKSMTTELEVTEGMRFDKGYISPYFATDTERMEAVLDEPYILLTDKKITLIQDLVPILEQVARAGKPLMIIAEDIEKEALATLVVNRLRGVLNVAAVKAPGFGDRRKAMLEDMAVLTGGQVISEDTGLKLENAKLDMLGQSRRITLTKDNTTLVAEGNEAAVKARCEQIRRQIDESDSSYDKEKLQERLAKLSGGVAVIKVGAATETEMKDRKLRLEDAINATKAAVEEGIVPGGGTTLAHLVPGLESWADNNLVGEELTGAQIVTRALAAPLKRIAENAGQNGAVIAERVKEKDFNVGYNAANNEFVDLFEAGIVDPAKVTRSALQNAASIAGMVLTTECIVVDKPEPKEGAGAGAGMGGDFDY